Sequence from the Cucurbita pepo subsp. pepo cultivar mu-cu-16 chromosome LG02, ASM280686v2, whole genome shotgun sequence genome:
GAGTTACTCTCGTAGCAGAAGTTATTCACGCAGTATTTCCCCAGAACGAAGCAGGAGATCCGGGAGACATTCACACAGTATCGCTCCTGAACGAAGGAGCTCGAGGAGTCGCTCTTGCAGTAGTACTCCGGGGTGCCATAAGAGAGGAGGATATTCTGGTGGGAGTGGAAGCGTGGTTTCAAGGTCTGTTAGTCCTGCTTGATTTGCCGATCTACTTCGATCTTGCTACTACCTTGATGGTCATGAATGTTGGTATTTTTAATTCACTCACTATTTTCTGATTGGATGATGTAAAATTTGGTGCCTGGCCATTGATTTGCGGACAGTTATCGCTTTTCTCTGTTCATATCAATCGGTTTGGGACattcctttctttattttactttacCTTTTTGATTTTACAAACTTCCAATTTGATTTTTGCTCTCCGTGCTCTTCAACATGACTGGTGGTTATTTGGCATAATATTAAACACCAGATGAGCAAGAATTTGTTCACTGGAAACTGAGGCTACTCTGCCGAACTAGTCTCTTCAAAATTTACCCTCTTCCCCGTAGAAAATAGGATGTAGAAAAGCGCAGCCATGAAATACAGCACAGAGGTTAGCAACAGAAATCCTTGGAAAGAGCCCACAAGTTCTACGAAGAAACCAGCCCCAACTGTTCCCACAATAGCAGCAAGTGTCCCAGCAGTATTAGACATGCCTGAAACAGAATTTGGGTTCAATTTTGGCAGTAGTACTCATCCAGTAATAAGCAAGAACCAAGCACTTGTCAAGGAGAATGAAGTTGGCTCAGTGCAGAAATAATTGGGCTTGTACGATGCACTTAAGTATTACTTCAAAACTAGGCATTTACGTGTTGTAGAAATTGTTCAAATAGTAACGTACCGTGGAGCACACCAGAGTATTGTGGGCTAAAATCTTTCAGCCACTCCGGCTTTCTTGAGAACCTTCAGGTGGGCGACTCAAACAACTCAACTCAGCTTAATACCCATTTTATTTGTAGTTTTCTGAAGTGTGTATTCAAGCATCTAACATTTCTGATCAACCATGCGGATGCTATTGATGCACTTCTGGCTGAGGTAAGACCGATCAGAGCAATCCCAGGGCCAATAAAACCTATCGACTGTCGTAGAAataaagaaccaaaaaaaggGCAGGAATCAATGAATTTGAGTGgctgaaattgaaaaattaagagCAATGGGGAAGTGAGGAGGAGAGGATAGACAACAACACACAAACAGGTTGgggaaaatagaagaaagtGTACAAGTCTCCATTTGTATCGTGTCACagtgaaaattatttatatagaTATAGAAAATGCTCACCTGCATCATTTTTCTTGTCAAAGTGATAGATGTACCACTTCGTATTAACCCATCTGACCACAATCCACCAAAATATCCCATCACTGCCATCACACTCCACGGAACAGCACTAAACCACGCAGCTTGTCTGAGTTCAACATGATACACCTGTAATGGAAAAACACCAATCCTTTAAGAAATTCACTATTTAACAGAGAACTTATCAAAAAGTTTGCTAAGGATTCCTCACGGAGTTGAAGTAGATAGGCATCCATGAAAGAATCACGAAGAATCCCTGCAGGAAAAGAAATCACATTAAGTTACCTCTCCCACTACCTAAACACACCATTTGTAAAACACAGTGAAATTATATGAAGATAATTAAATGTAGGGAGGTGATATAAGTTTACCCATATCAGGCATGAGCGTGGGCAATAATCTATTGTAGCTAAGATGGGTTAATCCAAAGCCATAGACAGAGTAAGCTACTAGATCAGTCAACATTTGCAGTAAAAAGGCACACCGGATAGGACTTCCTATGAATTAAAGGGAAGAAAATAGTTTAAGCAGTACCCAACTATGCATAGCATTGGCAACGATAAGAGACCATGTCGGCATTTTAGAAAGTAGCCGCCTAAATGGAGGAATAACAGTAGTCCGGGGTACTTTCTCCACCACGAAAGATTCTTGCCTCTTCTTTAGTACATATTCCAATTCATATTTGGATATCTGAGGATTCTGATCAGGAGTACTGGATATTGCAGATATCCATACAAGAACCCATAAAAACCCTGACAACCCAAAAATGACAAATGGTCCAAGTATACCAGCTCGAGACATTAGGATTGGAGAAAGCACGAGCCCTATTGCACTTCCCAACTGAAACCCAGCCATTGCAATACCAACGGCCCTGGCTCGTTCTGTTGGAGGAAACCATCTACAACAGAAAGCAAAGAGTTTAGACGCTCACCATAATTTGGTTTTCTGTCATCTTAGATTACAAATTATGAAGCTAACATTCAAATGGCTCATTGCTGGCTTCTACTCAATTGTTATTCTAAATTAAGCAATCATTGTTACCTAGCAACCATGTTGTTCATACAAGGAAGGGCCACACCTTCAGCAACGCCGAGCAAAGCACGCATAGAGAGAAGTGCCCATAACGAAGTTTCAGCGGCCCAAGGAGTCAGAAATGTGGCCAGTGACCACAAAGCCACCCCCCAGGCCATAACCATCTTACCACCATAGTAGTCCACCAGCGCTCCGCCGGCTATTGGAGAAACAAAATAACCCCAAAGGAACGATGACTGCATGAAGTCCAACCGTCAGATAATTGCAAGCGATAACTTTGTTCTAGTCAAATACTTGTGATGCTAACAATACAAGTGACGGATATCCTGTTAGATTCCTGATAGAGCAACCAGAAACTTCTGGGAAAGATATCAATATTTGCTCGAGCGTAAAAGATCGATCAGCTTAAGGCTAATTAGCAACGATTACGAAATtgtcattaaaattaaagcgAGAAGCAAGAAAATGCTATTCTCTTCAACTCTATATCATAAATAGATGCAGAAATACGCAAAAAGAAATCACCATCACCTTCAAATCTATATCATATCATCTCGCACCTGCCTGTAGAACCAAAAACTCAgtagaaaagataaaattcaGTTCTAGAGAACTATCTTGCGCAAAcgaaaaacagagaaagaaacCAGCAATTGCTCTACagtaaaaacaatttaagagGAGCACAGGTACCTGAACTATACCGGCGAACGATCGGCTCCAGCCATGGGATAGAGACAACGGAACAATCGCAACGGACATCACAACCCGATCAGCATTACAAAGCGCGAGAGCCAAAGCAAGCATGGCCACAACCTTAACCCTCTCAGACGTGATAAACTCGAAACGACTCGGCGCCTCGACATCCTTATCCTCATTAAACGAACCGAACTGAGCATCGTTCGAGGAAACACCGACTCGAGATCGAAGAACGAGTCCAGAAACGAGTGACAAACCATTCCGAAGTCCAAAACCGGGGAGATAACCCGTTGACGAGACGCTACCGGAACAATTGCCCTTGGGCAATTGGAGAGAGCTTGAAGGCACTTTGAATTTCCCCGGTTCACTTTTGATCGGCTTTGTACTCCGGTCACCGGGAAATCGCCGGCAGCGTAGTGGCCGGCCGAGAGTGATAGCAGAGCACATAGTTAACGAGAGACGCAACACACTGACGACTGCGACTGGCAGCGAGACTTGGAGTTTAAGAGCGGAGTCGGACGTGTATTTGCAGTAATTACCGTAAACACCCCTCTCATGTTTGAGAGTTATGCGGTAAACTTATGTAAATAAGTAGATATTTGAGGGGCAAGAATGAATTTTCATGTCTTCGTGTTCTAGTCTAGTTGGTAGAGTCGTCGGGGAAATGCGTAAACTTTTTGTTTGGAACTTTGAAGGCAGA
This genomic interval carries:
- the LOC111788756 gene encoding probable anion transporter 4, chloroplastic; this translates as MCSAITLGRPLRCRRFPGDRSTKPIKSEPGKFKVPSSSLQLPKGNCSGSVSSTGYLPGFGLRNGLSLVSGLVLRSRVGVSSNDAQFGSFNEDKDVEAPSRFEFITSERVKVVAMLALALALCNADRVVMSVAIVPLSLSHGWSRSFAGIVQSSFLWGYFVSPIAGGALVDYYGGKMVMAWGVALWSLATFLTPWAAETSLWALLSMRALLGVAEGVALPCMNNMVARWFPPTERARAVGIAMAGFQLGSAIGLVLSPILMSRAGILGPFVIFGLSGFLWVLVWISAISSTPDQNPQISKYELEYVLKKRQESFVVEKVPRTTVIPPFRRLLSKMPTWSLIVANAMHSWGFFVILSWMPIYFNSVYHVELRQAAWFSAVPWSVMAVMGYFGGLWSDGLIRSGTSITLTRKMMQSIGFIGPGIALIGLTSARSASIASAWLIRNVRCLNTHFRKLQIKWWLKDFSPQYSGVLHGMSNTAGTLAAIVGTVGAGFFVELVGSFQGFLLLTSVLYFMAALFYILFSTGKRVNFEETSSAE